One stretch of Pedobacter riviphilus DNA includes these proteins:
- the tamL gene encoding translocation and assembly module lipoprotein TamL, producing MKAYQNSINIKLKSTAILLFIIVLIQACSSTKYIPDYQSIVKKVTIDSIDAKFEEQAYNYVQKDIRPASKLSINVPLYNLFNTKDGRYKTSDIKPFGTPPAILDSTLVEISRTQIQKFLKSKGYRQAEVTSAIKIADKKAEIVFSAKPGPAYYIDKLSDSIPNRNIKNLYESNKAKITHLHKGMQYDEDSLTYEREQIYRIMKENGYFYFLRPYVNFDVYGAEPTSKTNKIDLNLNVTDPNESEHKQFNIGYTHMIIAPNPDGFPDSVRYKLSKDTVNGVIFTDFSKRYRRNPILRYDFLKQGELYDIRNENLTYDRLYELNIFKNVKIDYFRRDSTSNKVNAVIQLIPQKVMTNRVEGEVPFNGGTVGFTIGNTYTNNNIFRGAERFELQVKGGLQSRIGNGAKPFSDIYQRDFSISASITVPRLMIPFYNPVLGGNGMPHTTFSSSYIYALQKDVSVRRIFINSITYDWFETKSKLHSFTPLNFEYRFGNLDPNVDAQTVLNNLYYSTLLGRKDLTLGMKYTYTLNANKLNEYRSFVYLRAGMDIAGNMLQGISKLTGAKKDTVNNAAKILGLPFNQYMRPEVDIRWYKHLGGERQFVARLNAGVAYAYGNSVLTGIPFEKQFFAGGSSGVRAWQARTIGPGNYDRGVLRSDTLRKAFFGLDQLGTMRIETNFEYRFTVAKKFFGATLKGAAFIDAGNVWNLRKGESILVGTPTLDEQTVFKLNRFVQQLAIGTGVGLRYDVQYFVFRFDVGLKLKDPQFTGSDQWVIGKFLSGARDFKNSYNATHGPDTYRFLQYNFGIGMPF from the coding sequence TTGAAAGCATACCAAAACTCAATAAATATTAAACTGAAAAGCACTGCAATATTACTATTTATTATTGTTTTAATTCAGGCCTGCTCATCAACCAAGTACATTCCCGACTATCAATCGATAGTGAAGAAGGTAACTATTGACAGTATAGATGCTAAATTTGAAGAACAGGCTTATAATTATGTTCAGAAAGATATCAGGCCGGCATCGAAATTGAGTATCAATGTGCCTCTGTACAATTTGTTCAATACCAAAGATGGTAGGTATAAAACCAGTGATATTAAGCCATTTGGTACGCCACCGGCTATTTTAGATAGCACATTGGTCGAAATTTCCAGAACACAGATACAGAAGTTTTTAAAAAGTAAGGGTTACCGCCAGGCTGAAGTAACTTCTGCCATAAAGATTGCAGATAAAAAGGCCGAAATTGTATTTAGTGCAAAACCTGGGCCTGCTTATTATATCGATAAACTTTCAGATTCGATACCAAATCGAAATATTAAAAACCTTTACGAATCGAATAAGGCTAAAATAACCCATTTACACAAAGGAATGCAGTACGATGAAGACTCTTTAACGTATGAAAGGGAGCAGATTTACCGCATTATGAAAGAAAACGGATATTTTTATTTCTTAAGGCCATATGTAAATTTCGACGTTTATGGTGCAGAACCTACTTCTAAAACCAATAAAATTGATCTGAACCTAAATGTAACCGACCCAAACGAAAGCGAGCATAAGCAGTTTAATATTGGGTATACCCACATGATTATTGCACCTAACCCTGATGGTTTTCCTGATTCGGTGCGTTATAAACTGAGTAAAGACACGGTTAATGGCGTCATATTCACCGATTTTTCCAAACGTTACCGCAGAAACCCGATTCTAAGGTATGATTTTCTGAAACAGGGCGAACTTTATGATATCCGGAATGAAAACCTTACTTACGATCGATTGTATGAACTCAATATTTTTAAAAATGTAAAGATCGATTACTTTAGAAGAGACAGTACTTCCAATAAAGTAAATGCTGTAATCCAGCTTATTCCACAAAAGGTAATGACTAACCGCGTGGAAGGAGAGGTACCGTTTAATGGAGGTACAGTAGGGTTTACCATCGGAAATACCTATACCAACAACAATATTTTCAGAGGAGCAGAGCGATTTGAACTTCAGGTGAAAGGTGGTTTGCAATCAAGAATAGGCAACGGGGCTAAACCTTTTAGTGATATTTATCAGCGCGATTTTTCGATCAGTGCAAGCATTACGGTGCCCAGGTTGATGATTCCCTTCTACAATCCGGTTTTGGGCGGTAATGGAATGCCGCATACTACTTTTTCAAGCAGTTATATTTATGCTTTGCAGAAAGATGTATCCGTAAGAAGGATTTTTATCAATTCCATTACTTACGATTGGTTTGAAACCAAATCTAAGCTACACTCTTTTACCCCATTGAATTTCGAATACCGTTTTGGCAATTTAGACCCTAATGTTGATGCTCAAACCGTATTGAATAACCTTTATTACTCAACATTGTTGGGGCGTAAAGATTTAACCCTTGGGATGAAATATACCTATACCTTAAATGCAAATAAGCTAAATGAATACCGGTCTTTTGTTTATTTAAGGGCGGGAATGGATATTGCGGGTAATATGTTGCAGGGCATATCTAAACTAACGGGTGCCAAAAAAGATACTGTGAACAATGCTGCAAAGATATTGGGTTTACCTTTTAACCAATATATGCGCCCCGAGGTTGACATAAGATGGTACAAACACTTAGGTGGAGAGCGACAGTTTGTAGCACGTTTAAACGCAGGTGTAGCCTATGCCTATGGAAATTCGGTGTTAACAGGTATACCTTTCGAGAAACAGTTTTTTGCTGGCGGATCGAGCGGCGTAAGAGCCTGGCAGGCCAGAACCATTGGCCCCGGAAATTACGATAGAGGTGTTTTAAGGAGTGATACCCTGAGGAAAGCATTTTTCGGGCTCGATCAACTTGGAACCATGCGCATCGAAACCAACTTTGAATACCGTTTTACCGTGGCCAAGAAATTTTTTGGTGCAACATTAAAAGGTGCAGCCTTTATTGATGCGGGTAATGTATGGAATCTCCGTAAAGGCGAATCAATTCTCGTTGGAACCCCGACACTTGATGAGCAAACCGTGTTTAAGTTAAACAGATTTGTACAACAGCTGGCTATTGGTACAGGTGTAGGCCTTAGATATGATGTACAATACTTTGTATTTCGGTTCGATGTTGGTCTGAAACTCAAAGATCCTCAGTTTACAGGTTCGGATCAATGGGTTATCGGTAAGTTTTTATCTGGGGCGAGAGATTTTAAAAATAGTTATAACGCCACACATGGGCCCGATACCTATCGTTTCCTACAATATAACTTTGGCATAGGCATGCCGTTTTAA
- a CDS encoding TspO/MBR family protein: MKFKPLAFIINIAITLGVGALGGWATAQSVKTWYPTLNKPSFNPPNWLFAPVWTTLYILIGIAAYLVWIRRDKIVHFPRTVAIYLIQLILNLGWSFIFFYLHEIGFALAEIILLLVIIIINASIFYKINKWAGLIFIPYILWVTFASFLTYNIFILN; this comes from the coding sequence ATGAAATTTAAACCTCTGGCTTTTATCATTAATATAGCCATCACACTGGGTGTTGGTGCTTTAGGCGGATGGGCAACGGCACAATCGGTTAAAACCTGGTATCCAACATTAAATAAACCATCCTTTAATCCACCAAACTGGCTTTTTGCACCTGTTTGGACTACACTTTATATACTTATTGGTATTGCGGCTTATTTAGTGTGGATCAGACGCGATAAAATTGTTCATTTCCCGCGAACAGTGGCCATTTACCTTATCCAGTTAATTTTAAATTTAGGCTGGTCGTTTATTTTCTTTTACCTGCACGAGATAGGTTTTGCCCTGGCCGAAATTATTTTATTGTTGGTTATCATTATCATCAATGCATCCATATTCTATAAAATAAACAAATGGGCAGGTTTAATATTTATCCCCTATATCCTTTGGGTAACTTTTGCATCATTTTTAACCTACAACATTTTCATATTGAATTAA
- a CDS encoding patatin-like phospholipase family protein, whose translation MLILFVLCCNQLQAQKVGLVFSGGGAKGLAHIGTLKALEENHIPIDYITGTSMGGIVGAMYAAGYSPAEIEKIALSNDFQNWVNGRYTSDYTYYFQKNAANASMLTAKVAIDTGFHFSFRSNLINDIPLNFAFLELFSQASAVSKDNFDNLFVPYRCMVADVLSQKSITVSKGSLAEAVRATMTVPIIYRPIKLDGKYVFDGGLYNNFPADVMERDFKPDYVIGANVSSKTYNEYPKNIDDRLMNRFLVYMFLSKSDSTMIGKNGVYIQPDLATYSVTNFAPVEELIKKGYDATMADMPRIKALISKRVSDKELAERREKFNAKKPDLKFSNIIVTGVNSQQKKYVERLFKSDKTTFNLQDIKRGYYKLVADQTFETVYPKISYQAATDSYTFEVVAQPKKSFKLELGGNISTRPISNVFLGAQYNYLNQKSYTFGTSFYSGRFYESVQVNGRVDYPTRLPLFLAAELTYNHWNFYNTSQIFIENPRPIYIEQSDRKIDLMMGMPLNYNTKIVLHSTFINNNDRYSPNNTFAVGDLLDQTIFNGFRGSLNFEKNSLNRKQYATNGQSFSLSFNYTTGRENYNPGNIFRNTPGFVKIPGSSRLHQWGSIKLTQENYFLHLKKYTLGYIVEGVISNQPLFSNYYATLLTAPAFYPLQDSRSLFLDKFRATTYAAGGIKNIYNVKKNLDFRLEGYLFLPHKEFELNNFQDINYAKPITKLRYAGTAGLVYHSPLGPVSLSYNLYNDAVKRNGVLLHIGYLIYNKRSIE comes from the coding sequence TTGCTGATCCTCTTCGTTCTGTGCTGTAACCAATTGCAGGCGCAAAAGGTAGGTCTTGTATTTAGTGGTGGCGGTGCGAAAGGATTGGCCCACATAGGCACATTAAAGGCTTTGGAAGAAAACCACATTCCTATCGATTATATTACCGGCACATCGATGGGCGGCATTGTTGGTGCCATGTATGCTGCAGGTTATAGCCCTGCGGAAATAGAAAAAATTGCATTGAGCAACGACTTCCAAAATTGGGTAAACGGGCGATACACCAGCGACTATACCTATTATTTCCAGAAAAATGCAGCCAATGCCTCTATGCTTACTGCAAAAGTGGCCATTGATACAGGTTTTCATTTTAGTTTCCGCTCTAACCTCATTAATGATATTCCCTTAAACTTTGCTTTCCTTGAGCTTTTTTCGCAGGCTTCTGCCGTTTCTAAAGACAATTTCGATAATCTTTTTGTTCCCTATCGCTGTATGGTTGCAGATGTACTTTCGCAAAAAAGCATAACGGTAAGCAAAGGAAGTTTGGCAGAAGCTGTAAGGGCAACCATGACGGTGCCTATTATCTACAGACCGATTAAATTAGATGGAAAATATGTTTTTGACGGTGGACTCTATAATAATTTCCCTGCCGATGTAATGGAAAGAGATTTTAAGCCCGATTATGTAATAGGCGCCAATGTTTCTTCTAAAACTTATAACGAGTACCCTAAAAACATCGATGATCGTTTAATGAACCGCTTTTTGGTATATATGTTTCTATCTAAATCAGATTCTACCATGATCGGTAAAAACGGCGTATACATCCAACCCGATTTAGCTACCTATAGTGTAACTAATTTTGCACCTGTAGAAGAGCTGATCAAAAAAGGATATGATGCAACAATGGCCGATATGCCAAGAATTAAAGCTTTAATCAGTAAAAGAGTGAGCGATAAAGAATTGGCAGAAAGAAGAGAAAAATTTAATGCGAAAAAACCAGATCTAAAGTTCAGTAACATTATCGTAACAGGTGTAAACAGTCAGCAGAAAAAATATGTAGAAAGGCTTTTCAAGAGCGATAAAACTACTTTTAACCTGCAAGATATCAAACGTGGGTATTATAAGCTGGTAGCCGATCAAACCTTCGAAACGGTGTATCCTAAAATTTCTTATCAAGCTGCAACAGACAGTTATACTTTTGAGGTAGTGGCACAGCCAAAAAAGAGCTTTAAACTCGAATTAGGTGGCAATATCTCTACAAGACCGATCAGTAATGTGTTTTTGGGTGCCCAGTACAATTACCTCAACCAAAAATCTTATACTTTTGGAACGAGTTTTTACTCTGGTCGTTTTTACGAATCGGTACAGGTAAATGGACGGGTAGATTACCCAACCAGGCTCCCCTTGTTTCTTGCCGCCGAATTAACCTATAATCACTGGAATTTCTATAATACCAGCCAGATATTTATCGAAAACCCGCGCCCTATTTACATCGAACAATCAGACCGGAAGATTGATCTCATGATGGGAATGCCTTTAAATTACAATACCAAAATTGTTCTTCATTCTACATTTATAAATAATAACGACCGCTATAGCCCAAACAATACCTTTGCCGTAGGCGATTTATTAGACCAAACCATATTCAACGGTTTCAGGGGCTCGTTAAACTTCGAAAAAAACTCACTGAACAGAAAACAATATGCCACCAATGGTCAAAGCTTTTCGTTAAGTTTTAATTACACTACTGGTCGCGAAAATTACAATCCGGGTAATATTTTCCGCAACACCCCAGGTTTTGTGAAAATTCCGGGTAGTAGCCGGCTACACCAATGGGGCAGCATTAAGCTCACCCAGGAAAACTATTTTTTACATCTTAAAAAATATACTTTGGGTTATATTGTGGAAGGTGTAATTTCGAACCAGCCCTTATTTAGCAACTATTACGCAACACTTTTAACTGCTCCGGCTTTTTACCCCCTGCAAGATAGCCGTTCGCTATTTCTGGATAAGTTTAGGGCAACCACCTATGCCGCAGGTGGAATAAAAAACATTTATAATGTCAAAAAAAATCTTGACTTTAGATTAGAAGGTTATTTATTTTTACCCCATAAAGAATTTGAGCTGAATAATTTTCAGGATATAAATTATGCAAAGCCCATTACAAAATTACGCTATGCTGGTACCGCTGGCCTGGTTTATCACTCCCCTTTGGGACCGGTTAGCCTAAGTTATAATTTATATAATGATGCTGTTAAAAGAAATGGTGTATTATTGCATATCGGTTATTTAATTTACAATAAACGTTCTATCGAATGA
- a CDS encoding insulinase family protein, which yields MNKIKTIALATLSILSIYHAKAQNFKEPVSFKLKNGMNIIISENDRSPKAYTSFTLDTKAFEGKKDGIVELLNAVLNENLNKNSNISFKDNSGKLATLNADLEKDLSTMASVIQNASFDQKTFNTAKAKLIASIKLQDYDYDQTVNENSINALTLDDVKNFYSQISPDKTFLTIAGDVELNTAKASAKKAFGNWNRTQELASTVAR from the coding sequence ATGAACAAAATTAAAACAATTGCACTTGCTACACTAAGTATTTTATCGATTTACCATGCAAAAGCTCAAAATTTTAAGGAGCCTGTTAGCTTTAAACTTAAGAACGGCATGAATATCATTATTTCTGAAAATGACCGTTCACCAAAGGCATATACTAGCTTTACATTAGATACTAAGGCCTTTGAGGGCAAAAAAGATGGCATTGTGGAGTTGTTGAATGCGGTTTTAAACGAAAACTTAAATAAAAATTCAAATATTAGCTTTAAAGATAACAGCGGTAAGTTGGCTACATTAAATGCTGATCTTGAAAAAGACCTGTCAACAATGGCTTCTGTAATTCAAAATGCAAGCTTCGATCAAAAAACTTTTAATACAGCAAAAGCGAAGTTAATTGCCAGTATAAAATTGCAGGATTACGATTATGACCAAACGGTAAATGAAAATTCTATCAATGCATTAACCTTGGACGATGTTAAAAACTTTTATAGCCAGATTTCTCCTGACAAAACATTTTTAACCATTGCAGGAGATGTTGAATTAAATACGGCTAAAGCTTCTGCGAAAAAAGCTTTTGGCAACTGGAACCGAACTCAAGAACTTGCATCAACTGTGGCAAGGTAA
- a CDS encoding alpha/beta fold hydrolase, which yields MHPILLRNNVKILGEGSQVIVFAHGFGCAQSSWKFITDAFLKDYKVILFDYVGSGDSDLSQYDQRKYATLEGYACDIIDIIEALDLNNIIFVGHSVSSMIGMIAALQMPEVFKKLVFIGPSPRYLNDHDYIGGFNIGDIETIFEHIADDYVSWSKQLAPVVMNSPLKPELADFLQECFEATDPSVALAFAMATFKADYRDKLKNLEVPSLTLQSSNDIMAPLSAGEFIHKNTPENFLVVMKATGHFPHISEPEETIREIKDFIEDISLKSASDHLYTP from the coding sequence TTGCACCCTATACTCCTCAGAAATAACGTAAAAATCCTTGGCGAAGGTAGTCAGGTAATCGTATTTGCCCATGGCTTCGGCTGTGCGCAAAGTTCTTGGAAATTTATTACTGACGCTTTTCTTAAAGATTATAAGGTGATACTATTTGATTATGTCGGCTCGGGCGATTCAGACCTAAGCCAATACGACCAGCGAAAATATGCTACACTGGAAGGATATGCCTGCGATATAATCGATATTATAGAAGCGCTTGATTTGAACAATATTATATTTGTTGGCCACTCCGTAAGCAGTATGATTGGCATGATTGCCGCATTACAGATGCCAGAAGTATTTAAAAAACTAGTTTTTATTGGTCCTTCGCCAAGATATTTAAATGATCATGATTATATCGGTGGATTTAATATAGGAGACATTGAAACCATATTTGAGCATATAGCAGATGATTATGTGTCCTGGAGCAAACAATTGGCACCAGTGGTGATGAATAGCCCTTTAAAACCCGAATTAGCTGATTTTTTACAGGAATGTTTTGAGGCTACCGACCCAAGCGTGGCCCTGGCCTTTGCAATGGCTACCTTTAAGGCCGATTATAGAGACAAATTAAAAAACCTCGAAGTGCCAAGCCTTACCCTGCAAAGTTCGAACGATATTATGGCTCCCTTATCAGCCGGCGAATTTATCCATAAAAATACACCCGAGAATTTTTTGGTTGTCATGAAAGCCACAGGTCACTTTCCGCACATTAGCGAACCAGAAGAAACAATAAGAGAAATAAAAGATTTTATTGAAGATATCAGCTTAAAATCAGCATCAGATCATCTGTATACCCCCTAA
- a CDS encoding 2'-5' RNA ligase family protein, protein MENLFLVCLVPPISIVEDIDEIRTYISEKFNVHESLKRPAHITLYPPVKLSAYNAEKRFFKALTDASFSQPFTQVLRNFSSFPEHTFYLDVEQNDGLMSLEKQITKALQALKLIEKKEKFNPHLTLAFRDVKPPVFKQISAEFKDRKFKREFQVSSFSVYKHMDKRWQPFKEFHFKDPGTKPKTLSLFA, encoded by the coding sequence GTGGAAAATCTATTTTTAGTGTGCCTAGTCCCACCTATTTCTATTGTAGAAGATATCGATGAAATTAGAACATACATATCGGAGAAGTTTAATGTGCATGAATCATTAAAACGGCCGGCACACATCACCTTATATCCACCGGTAAAACTATCAGCTTACAATGCAGAAAAAAGATTTTTTAAAGCTTTAACAGATGCATCTTTCAGTCAGCCCTTTACCCAGGTGCTCAGAAATTTCAGTTCATTTCCGGAGCATACCTTTTATCTCGATGTTGAACAAAACGATGGGTTAATGAGCCTAGAAAAACAGATAACCAAAGCATTACAAGCTTTAAAATTGATAGAAAAAAAAGAAAAATTCAATCCACATTTAACTTTGGCGTTCCGAGATGTAAAACCGCCCGTTTTCAAACAGATTTCTGCTGAATTTAAAGACCGGAAATTTAAGCGGGAATTTCAGGTTTCATCTTTTTCTGTTTACAAACATATGGATAAAAGATGGCAGCCCTTTAAAGAATTCCATTTTAAAGATCCCGGTACAAAACCTAAAACTTTAAGTCTTTTTGCTTAA
- a CDS encoding M28 family metallopeptidase translates to MKKIYTLLLFVLLSLSLQAQVVVNRNQDIDKMVKAVNQDSLKSYISKMISFGTRNTLSDIKSKTKGIGAARNWVLNKFNQFAKQSDGRLTAYLDTITFKPDGKRVDQPTLLGNAVAMLKGTDTNDKRVYVVSGHLDSRVTDVMNRTSDAPGANDDGSGVAGVIEAARIMSQYKFSATIIFVAVSGEEQSLLGSGFMAAKAKKENWNVDAMLNNDMIGSNNSSETQIIDNTRLRVFSEGLPSFDLDKNAKSIRQFGLENDGKSRQLARYVKEIGERYVDQLEVKLIYRNDRFLRGGDHTPFVENGFTAVRITEMNENFDHQHQDLRTEKGVRYGDLQEFMDFEYLRKNTGVNIAVLANLAKAPSSPTEVKVDVKNLSNATFLYWKAPTNGSVKGYYVLMRETSSAVWEKKFFTSATELRLPYSKDNYLFAVQSIGNDDTESLPVVPAIGR, encoded by the coding sequence ATGAAAAAAATCTACACCCTTCTCCTTTTTGTTCTTTTAAGTTTATCTCTACAAGCTCAAGTTGTGGTTAACCGAAATCAGGATATCGATAAAATGGTTAAAGCGGTGAACCAGGATTCGCTAAAATCGTATATCAGTAAAATGATTTCTTTTGGAACAAGAAATACACTTAGCGATATTAAAAGTAAAACAAAAGGAATTGGAGCAGCCAGAAATTGGGTACTGAATAAGTTTAATCAATTTGCAAAGCAAAGCGATGGCAGGCTTACGGCATACCTGGATACCATTACATTTAAACCTGATGGCAAAAGAGTAGATCAACCTACGCTTTTAGGCAATGCTGTAGCCATGCTTAAAGGCACTGATACAAACGACAAACGTGTTTATGTGGTAAGCGGGCACCTCGATAGCCGTGTTACTGATGTAATGAACAGAACCAGTGATGCACCAGGTGCCAATGATGATGGCAGTGGTGTTGCCGGTGTAATAGAGGCTGCACGGATTATGAGTCAATATAAATTCTCTGCAACCATAATTTTTGTAGCTGTGAGTGGTGAAGAGCAATCTTTATTGGGCTCTGGTTTTATGGCGGCAAAAGCAAAAAAAGAAAACTGGAATGTAGATGCCATGTTAAACAATGATATGATAGGCAGCAACAACAGCAGCGAAACACAGATCATAGATAATACCAGGCTACGTGTATTTAGCGAGGGTTTACCCAGCTTCGATCTGGATAAAAATGCGAAGAGCATCCGTCAATTTGGTTTGGAGAACGATGGCAAAAGCCGCCAGCTGGCCCGATATGTTAAAGAAATAGGCGAGCGTTATGTAGATCAGCTAGAAGTTAAACTAATTTACAGAAACGACAGGTTTCTCCGTGGTGGAGACCATACCCCATTCGTAGAAAATGGCTTTACTGCGGTGCGCATAACCGAAATGAACGAAAACTTCGATCACCAGCACCAAGACCTTAGAACAGAGAAAGGTGTTAGGTATGGCGATCTTCAGGAATTTATGGATTTCGAATATTTACGTAAAAATACAGGTGTAAATATTGCTGTTTTGGCCAATCTGGCCAAAGCCCCATCAAGTCCTACCGAGGTAAAGGTTGATGTAAAAAACCTGAGCAACGCTACTTTTTTATACTGGAAAGCACCTACTAATGGTTCGGTAAAGGGCTATTATGTTTTGATGCGCGAAACCAGCAGTGCAGTTTGGGAAAAGAAATTTTTCACATCTGCCACCGAATTAAGATTACCCTATAGTAAAGACAATTATTTATTTGCGGTACAAAGCATCGGGAATGACGACACTGAAAGCCTACCGGTAGTACCAGCTATTGGCAGATAA
- a CDS encoding CehA/McbA family metallohydrolase domain-containing protein, whose product MKNSISILLIICFSAFYAQSQVNLKAFKINGATVSSNQKELVLTWPAGKGAFGKVILDLDNSKPLFKSLRLGKPGALKEVAAHLDPAFVLRIGKRTLNSNSGGWNVFFDRVPTRPYTTNIVKFAKGATSVSTKGSQTVVRINGVQCETFNGALEITFYNGSPLFNVAAVVATPKDSTAILYDAGLISKKETWANVVWSDVKGNLQREKAAQADPSKNLEVKYRTVIGENTGGSLAVFPAPHQYFYPLDEAFNLKFTWKGSNYLNLIPDFGIGIRQDPLGDKRYVPWFNAPPNTQQRLNFFCLLSGGKADTALEEVKRFTHNDTYVPLAGYKTMASHFHNEFISDVVLSGKTVPEKPEFVDVLKKAGLNIVKLAEFHGPGHPKGPDSVRLKELDALFKQTKRLSDPNFLLLPGEEVNNFYGGHWLAFFPKPIYWIMSRKSELPFETKDPKYGKVYRINDKAEMLKLLEQEHGLAWTAHARTKASTGYPDKYKEEDFFKSETFMGAAWKAIPGDLSLPTLSKRVLNLMDDMANWGLKKHIISEADIFTITEQNEMYAHLNVNYLQLDNVPNYADGWQPVLDVMRKGKFFVSTGEVLIPSFNVNGRGAGETLKVDNSGKAKINMQLNWTFPLSFVEIVSGDGAKVYRNRINLNATQAFGKKNFSWSVNLKGRHWVRVEAWDIATNGAFTQMVWLE is encoded by the coding sequence ATGAAAAATAGTATTTCTATATTATTGATAATATGCTTTTCGGCATTTTACGCGCAAAGCCAGGTAAATCTAAAAGCATTTAAAATCAACGGTGCTACCGTTTCTTCCAATCAAAAAGAACTCGTGCTTACCTGGCCTGCTGGTAAAGGGGCCTTTGGTAAAGTAATTTTAGACCTCGACAATAGCAAACCATTGTTTAAAAGTTTGCGGTTAGGTAAGCCAGGAGCCTTAAAAGAAGTGGCTGCCCATCTCGATCCTGCATTTGTGTTGAGAATAGGTAAACGCACCTTAAATTCAAACAGTGGAGGCTGGAACGTCTTTTTTGATCGGGTTCCAACAAGGCCATATACCACAAATATTGTAAAGTTTGCAAAAGGTGCAACCAGTGTTTCTACGAAAGGCTCACAAACTGTAGTGCGGATAAATGGAGTTCAATGCGAAACATTTAATGGTGCTTTGGAAATAACATTTTACAACGGAAGCCCTTTGTTTAATGTAGCTGCTGTGGTAGCTACCCCAAAAGATTCAACTGCTATTTTATACGATGCCGGATTGATAAGCAAAAAAGAGACCTGGGCTAACGTGGTTTGGTCTGACGTAAAAGGAAATCTTCAGCGCGAAAAGGCAGCACAAGCAGATCCAAGTAAAAATTTAGAAGTAAAATACCGCACAGTTATTGGCGAAAATACAGGTGGAAGTTTGGCTGTTTTTCCTGCCCCGCACCAATATTTTTATCCCTTAGATGAAGCCTTTAACCTTAAATTTACCTGGAAAGGGAGCAACTACTTAAATCTAATTCCCGATTTTGGCATCGGTATCCGTCAAGATCCTTTAGGAGATAAACGTTATGTGCCCTGGTTTAATGCACCCCCAAATACCCAACAGCGCCTTAATTTTTTCTGTTTACTGAGTGGCGGAAAAGCAGATACAGCCTTAGAGGAGGTTAAAAGGTTTACGCATAACGATACTTACGTGCCGTTAGCTGGTTATAAAACAATGGCCAGCCATTTCCATAATGAGTTTATTTCGGACGTAGTGCTGAGCGGAAAAACCGTACCAGAAAAGCCCGAATTTGTTGACGTATTGAAAAAAGCGGGTTTAAATATTGTTAAACTTGCCGAATTTCATGGACCAGGACATCCTAAAGGACCAGATTCTGTTCGTTTAAAAGAATTAGATGCCTTATTTAAACAGACCAAAAGGTTATCTGATCCTAATTTTTTATTGCTGCCGGGAGAAGAAGTGAATAATTTTTATGGTGGACACTGGCTGGCATTTTTTCCTAAACCAATTTATTGGATTATGTCTAGAAAAAGCGAACTGCCTTTCGAAACCAAGGACCCGAAATATGGTAAAGTTTACCGCATTAATGATAAAGCAGAAATGCTCAAATTACTGGAACAAGAACATGGTTTAGCCTGGACAGCCCATGCCCGAACAAAGGCTTCAACCGGTTATCCTGACAAATATAAAGAAGAAGACTTTTTTAAATCGGAGACTTTTATGGGGGCTGCATGGAAAGCGATTCCCGGCGATCTTTCTTTACCAACCTTAAGTAAAAGGGTATTGAACCTGATGGATGATATGGCCAACTGGGGTTTGAAAAAACACATTATTTCGGAGGCTGATATCTTTACCATCACCGAGCAAAATGAAATGTATGCACACTTAAACGTGAATTATTTACAGCTGGATAATGTACCCAACTATGCCGATGGCTGGCAGCCAGTTTTAGATGTAATGCGAAAGGGGAAGTTTTTTGTGTCGACAGGTGAGGTACTAATCCCGAGTTTTAATGTTAATGGAAGAGGTGCAGGAGAGACTTTGAAGGTTGATAATAGCGGAAAAGCAAAGATAAATATGCAGCTCAACTGGACATTCCCTTTAAGTTTTGTCGAGATTGTATCGGGCGATGGAGCAAAGGTTTACCGAAACCGTATTAATTTGAATGCTACACAGGCTTTTGGCAAAAAGAATTTTAGTTGGTCGGTAAATTTAAAAGGCCGCCATTGGGTAAGGGTAGAGGCCTGGGATATTGCTACCAATGGTGCTTTTACACAAATGGTTTGGTTGGAATAA